Genomic window (Kiloniellales bacterium):
CCTTGGTGGCCAGCATGTCCCTGGTCGCGGCCAGGCCTTGGTCTGCCGCAGCGCGTGCCGCCGCGATCAGCTCTTCCGCCTCGGCCGCTTGGAGCGCCGCAACGACCGGGACCAGAACGTCCAGCATGGTCTTTTCGCCGGCCTCCGACTTACCGCGCTTCTTCACCGCCTCGATGCCCTCCGCCAGCATTGCCGCGATATCGGTTCCACCTTCCTGCCCGGCCGCCTTACCCATGCCCATCAGCAGCGAGCCGTAGAGCGGACCCGAGGCGCCGCCCACGGTCATGACCAGGGTCATGCCCGCCTTCTGCAGCGCGCCGGCCAGGGGCAGGGCGCCGATCTCCTCGGCGGCGGCCGCGATGGCGTCGAAGCCGCGCTTCATGTTGACGCCGTGGTCGCCG
Coding sequences:
- the dhaL gene encoding dihydroxyacetone kinase subunit DhaL; protein product: MAPDQLQRLIAATAATIAANAEELTALDQAIGDGDHGVNMKRGFDAIAAAAEEIGALPLAGALQKAGMTLVMTVGGASGPLYGSLLMGMGKAAGQEGGTDIAAMLAEGIEAVKKRGKSEAGEKTMLDVLVPVVAALQAAEAEELIAAARAAADQGLAATRDMLATKGRASFLGERSIGHLDPGARSSALLIHAVCDVIEGKT